The genomic region ATATCTCACTATTTCCCAAAAGCGCTTTAACAGCATCATGCCATAAATATGATCCTGAACGGTTTTCTGCAATTGTTCAATATCATAACCTGCCTGAGCTAATTCCTGTTTTTGTTCATCAATGTAGGCCCGGGTTATTTCGGCACCAAACTCAGGATGAAATTGCACGCCCCACATATTGCCCCGGATAACGAAGGCATGATGAGGTTCAAAGTCATTTTTGGCTAATAACTTTGCTTCGTCCGGAAGTTTAATGACTGTTTGCGAATGGTCAACATGTCCAAGAAAAGAATTTGGTAAAAAACCAAGTAACGGATCTTTCCGGCCTTCCTGTGTTAGTTGAATACTAACTGTTCCAATTTCCACCCCCTGGGGGTGATATCTTACCTCGCCACCAAAGGCATGTGCCAACAATTGATGCCCGTAGCAGATACCAAGTACCGGAAGTGACCCGGCCGGTATGTTTCGAAGCCATTCAGCCAGATACTCGCTCCATTCTTCCCGGTCTGTAACCATAGAATGTGATCCGGTTATAATCACTCCCGAGATTATATCTAGCTTAGGCAGCCATAGTGTTTCAAAAATAGGGGCGATAATAGCGTCATGAGCAGTAATTTGTAATTGGCTAAGGATGAAATCGTCAAAATCTCCATATCGTTGGCGTATTGACGAAAAAGTAGTCCC from Desulfotomaculum nigrificans DSM 574 harbors:
- a CDS encoding glutamine amidotransferase, with the protein product MKPLLIVKTGTTFSSIRQRYGDFDDFILSQLQITAHDAIIAPIFETLWLPKLDIISGVIITGSHSMVTDREEWSEYLAEWLRNIPAGSLPVLGICYGHQLLAHAFGGEVRYHPQGVEIGTVSIQLTQEGRKDPLLGFLPNSFLGHVDHSQTVIKLPDEAKLLAKNDFEPHHAFVIRGNMWGVQFHPEFGAEITRAYIDEQKQELAQAGYDIEQLQKTVQDHIYGMMLLKRFWEIVRYSDQTS